The following coding sequences lie in one Populus trichocarpa isolate Nisqually-1 chromosome 14, P.trichocarpa_v4.1, whole genome shotgun sequence genomic window:
- the LOC18105084 gene encoding pentatricopeptide repeat-containing protein At1g02150, with amino-acid sequence MLLQPALHHHKVSLSSSISYSHSVPWKSPKSTLHQTVNHKKLPVIICSISQVHNYGTVDYERRPMIKWNGIYRRISLMENPELGSGSVLNRWENEGKRLTKWELCRVVKELRKYKRYQQALEVYDWMKNRQERFRLSPSDAAIQLDLIAKVRGVSTAEDFFLSLPNTFKDRRVYGALLNAYVQNRMREKAETLFDEMRDKGYVTHALPFNVTMTLYMNIKEYDKVDLMISEMNEKNIKLDIYSYNIWLSSCGSQGSADKMEQVYEQMKSDRSINPNWTTFSTMATMYIKMGQFEKAEDCLRRVESRITGRDRIPYHYLLSLYGNVGNKEEVYRVWNIYKSIFPSIPNLGYHAIISSLVRLDDIEGAEKIFEEWLSIKTSYDPRIANLFIAAYVYQGNLDEAKSFFDHMLEDGGKPNSNTWEILAQGHISERRTSEALSCLKEAFVTPGSKSWKPNPANVTSFFKLCEEEADMANKEALEGFLRQSGHLKDKAYASLLGMPVTGDELSTKEDGTGDQIDNEEDDEDDGAEMLVSHLQGSL; translated from the exons ATGCTTCTCCAACCTGCCCTTCACCACCATAAGGTCTCCCTCTCATCATCCATCTCCTACTCTCACTCTGTCCCATGGAAAAGTCCCAAATCTACCCTCCACCAAACTGTAAACCACAAGAAACTCCCAGTAATCATATGCTCGATATCACAAGTCCACAATTATGGAACAGTGGACTATGAGAGAAGACCAATGATAAAATGGAATGGTATTTACAGGAGGATTTCATTGATGGAGAATCCTGAATTGGGTTCTGGTAGTGTGTTGAATCGGTGGGAAAATGAAGGCAAAAGGCTCACAAAATGGGAACTTTGTAGGGTTGTTAAGGAGTTGAGGAAGTATAAGAGGTACCAGCAAGCTCTTGAG GTCTATGATTGGATGAAAAACAGACAAGAGAGGTTTAGATTATCGCCTAGTGATGCTGCAATTCAATTAGACCTTATTGCCAAAGTACGTGGGGTTTCTACTGCTGAAGATTTTTTCCTAAGTCTCCCCAACACTTTCAAAGATAGGAGGGTATACGGAGCTTTGCTGAATGCTTATGTGCAAAACAGAATGAGAGAAAAAGCAGAAACTTTGTTTGATGAGATGAGAGATAAAGGTTATGTTACGCATGCACTTCCATTTAATGTGACTATGACTCTCTATATGAACATCAAGGAGTACGATAAAGTCGACTTGATGATTTCAGAAATGAATGAGAAAAACATCAAGCTTGATATATATTCGTACAATATCTGGTTATCATCTTGTGGATCACAAGGATCTGCTGATAAGATGGAACAGGTATATGAGCAAATGAAATCGGATAGATCCATTAATCCCAATTGGACAACTTTTAGCACGATGGCTACCATGTACATTAAGATGGGACAGTTTGAAAAGGCTGAAGATTGCTTGAGGAGGGTTGAGAGTAGAATCACAGGTCGGGATCGAATTCCTTATCACTATCTCCTCTCTCTTTATGGTAATGTCGGTAACAAAGAAGAGGTTTATCGTGTGTGGAATATTTACAAATCTATTTTTCCCAGTATTCCAAATTTGGGTTACCATGCTATTATCTCATCTCTGGTTCGGCTGGATGACATTGAAGGGGCTGAAAAGATTTTTGAGGAATGGCTATCAATTAAGACATCTTATGATCCAAGAATAGCGAATCTTTTTATAGCTGCTTATGTTTATCAGGGAAATTTGGATGAAGCTAAGAGTTTTTTTGACCATATGCTTGAAGATGGAGGAAAGCCGAATTCAAATACATGGGAAATTCTTGCTCAAGGACACATTTCAGAAAGGAGAACTTCTGAGGCTTTGTCTTGCTTGAAGGAAGCTTTTGTTACTCCAGGATCAAAGAGTTGGAAGCCAAATCCTGCAAATGTAACTTCCTTCTTTAAGCTTTGCGAGGAAGAAGCTGACATGGCAAATAAGGAAGCTTTAGAGGGTTTTTTGAGGCAGTCAGGACATCTTAAAGATAAAGCATATGCATCACTCTTAGGCATGCCTGTTACTGGTGATGAGCTATCAACAAAGGAAGACGGAACTGGCGACCAGATTGACAATGAGGAagatgacgaagatgatgggGCTGAGATGCTAGTCAGCCATTTGCAGGGTAGTCTGTAA